The following DNA comes from Synergistales bacterium.
CCACGGGGGGGCAGTCGATATGATCGGCGCGGAAGCAGACATAAAGCCGTGTTCCCCTCCCCGGCTCCGAGGCAAGCGCCAGCTTCCCGTCGGCAAGCTCGGCGGCCTGTTTGAGAAAGGGCAGCCCCAGCCCCACGCATCTGGTGGTCCGGCTCGTCACAAAGGGATCCAGCACCTGCCGGCAGGTCGCCTCGTCCATGCCGCGGCCGTCGTCTGTGACCTCCAGCGTCCGCCACCCCTCATCGGTGCGGAAGGCGCAACGGACGTCGATGTTGCGCGCTCCGGCGCTGGTGCTGTTCTCCGCAATGTCCGTCAGATGCTGGGAGAGATCGTCAAGCATGGTATCCCGGGGATGCTACTGGTACTGTTCCAGGATCTCGCCCACCTTGTCGGGGGTCAGCCGACCGTGGGTGTCGTCGTCCACCATCATGCAGGGCGCCAGACCGCAGGCGCCGATGCAGGCCACCGGCTCCAGGGTGAAACGCAGGTCCTCGGTGGTGTCGTTCTCCTCCACGTGGTACATCTCCTTGATCTTGTCCAGGATCTTGAGACTCCCCCGCACGTGGCAGGCCGTCCCCCGGCAGACCCGGATGATATGCCGGCCCCGGGGCTTGAGGTGGAACTGGGAGTAAAAGGTGGCCACCCCGTAGAGCTCCGCCGTGGGGATCTTGAGCTCGTTGGAGATGGTCGCCAGGGCCTCCTCCGGCAGGTAGCCGAACTCCCGCTGCGCCTCCTGCAGGACGGGGATGACGCCGCCCTTCTTCCCCTTCCAGGGAGCGACGATCTCCTTCGTCCTGGCCGCCACGTCCACAACCTGTTCAACCATTGTCGTACCTCCTTCTTCGAAACAGACAGTCCTCTTCCCGCACATCCGCAGGGCTCGCACCCTCTCACCCTATCGCATCACCCCCGCACGGAGATCCGCCTCCGGGACACGTTCCACACCCCATAGCGTTCTTGTTTTCACAATTAAAAGGCTCCACTTGCCCTTTGTCTCCGCTACTCTATCAAAAAGAGGTCGATCCGGGAACAGCACAGAGGGCAGGCGCACTTTGTTCCCATAATAGCAAAGATAACCGGCCTGCCGTGTTACGAATCTCATTTTCCGTAACATCTTGTATGCACCATACAATGTCCAGTGTTCCCCTGCCGCCAATGGCACAAATACAGCAGCCGCCAAAGCCTGTATAATGAACCTGCAAAGGGGGGACGGCAGATGTGGCACGGCAGGCTTCCCAGGGAGATCCTCCAGGCATCGCGGGAGTCCTATGTAACACGGACCGGCAGTCATGTCCACAAGCCGGTCGAAGGTGGTGTGATCGACTGCGCCCTGGGCACCAATCCGCTGGGTATGGCGGAAGCGGTGCGCGCACAGCTGGCGCAGGCCCAGGAGTGGGACCCCAGCGTCTACCCCGCCGGCGACGCCCGGGCGCTCAAGGAGCGCCTCCGGGGCTACCTCGGCGCGGAGCGGACCGAAGCCGACGAGATCATCGTCGGCCAGGGCTCCATCGACATCCTGCTGACGCTGCTCCGGCTGCTCCTCCCGCCGGGCTCCCTGCTGGGCGGCGTGTCGCCGCAGTTCACCGACGTGCCGCTCCAGGCGACGCTCCACAACATCCGCTACCATCCCGTGGTGCTCCTCCCTCCGGCCTACGGCGCCGAACGGGAGACCTGGATCCGTTCGGTGCGGATGCGGCCCCACGTGCTCTATATCGACCGCCCCCACAATCCCACGGGACAGGTGCTCCCCCTGGAGACGCTCCAGGAGATCTGCGATCTCTGCGAAGGACAGGGCACCTGGGTGATCGTCGACGGCGCCTACGCCGACTACCTCCCCCCGGAGGAGTGGGCGGTGGGGATCGCCAATCCCAACCTCATCGTGGTGCGCTCCTTTTCCAAGGCCATGGGGCTCGCGGGGGTGCGGGTGGGCTACGCGGTGATCCGGGACCGGGAGCTGCGCAACATCTATCGCAAGACCCATCCGCCCTTTACGGTGAGCACGCCCGGCGAGGTGCTGGCCGCCGCGGCGCTGGAAGACAGCGCCTTTCTGGAACGGACCCGGCGCTACGCCTGGCGGGCCAAGGAGCGGCTGCTGGACAGCCTCCAGAGACAGGCCCTTGTCACCGGGGCCGCCACGGACCGGCGGACGCCGATCATGCTGCTGCAGCGTCCCCGAGGGAACCTCGCGGAGCTCTTCGGGGGTGCGGGGATCGCCGTGGAACCCGGCGACGGCTACATGCACCTGGGGGAGAACTCGGCGCGCATCCGCATCCCCCGGCCCGATCAGCTGGAGGAACTGACGCAGAGGCTGGAGCGGCTTGAGGCACAGAACACCCCGTAAAAGACGAAAGGCGACAGAAAGGGGAACACATGCGGCATATCTGTATCCACGGGCATTTCTATCAGCCCCCGCGGGAGAATCCCTGGCTCGGGGCGGTGCTGCGCGAACCCAGCGCCGCTCCGGACCACGACTGGAACAGCAGGATCACCGGCCAGTGCTACCGCCCCAACCGGGCCGCCCGCCTGGTGGACAGCCGGGGACGCATCGTCAGCATGGTCAACAACTACCGGCATCTGAACTTCAACTTCGGCCCCACCCTCCACCGCTGGCTGGCGGAACACGAGCCGGTGCTGGCCGGCCGGATCACCCGGGCCGGCAACGCCACCGAGGCCGATGACGGCGGCGGCAACGCCATCGCCCAGGCCTACAACCATATGATCATGCCCCTGGCCTCGCCGGAGGACCGCACCACCCAGGTGCGCTGGGGGATTGCGGACTTCCGCTCACGCTTCGGCAGAGACCCGGCGGGGATGTGGCTGCCCGAAACGGCGGCGGACACGCCCACCCTGGAGACCCTGGCGGCGGAGGGGATCCGCTACACCATCCTGGCCCCCCGGCAGTGCCGGTCGGTGACGGACCCCGACGGCAACCGGCGGGAGACGCCTGACGGAGCGGGCCTGGACACCACCCGGCCCTACAGGGTGGTCCTGCCTTCGGGGAGGGAGATCGCGGTGGTCTTCTACGACGGGGAGCTGGCCCAGGAGATCGCCTTCGGCCCTCTCCTGGACAACGGCGACACCCTGGCCCGCCGGCTCGCCACGGGCTTCCCGGACCGGGAGGAACCCATGCTGCGGGTGGTGGCCACCGACGGGGAGACCTTCGGGCACCACCACGCCTTCGGCGAGATGGCCCTGGCCCGGGCCGTGCAGATCCTCTCCCAGTCCCGGGAGGCCATCCTCACCAACATCGCCGACTATCTGGACCGCTACCCGCCCACCTGGCAGGCGGAGATCGCCGAACGGACCTCCTGGTCCTGCGTGCACGGCGTGGAACGCTGGCGGAGCAACTGCGGCTGCAGCACCGGCGGCCGGCCCGGCTGGCACCAGCGCTGGCGGGGCCCCCTGCGGGGGGCCTTCGACAGCCTCCGGGCGCGACTGGACAACCACTACAGTTCGGTCTGCGAAGCCCGCGGGCTCGACCCCTGGGACCTCCGCAACGAGGCCATCGCGCTCTATCTGGACCACGGCGGGGAGGCCCCGGAGGCCTTCGCCAGGCGGCATCTCGGCGAGGACGCCGCGCCGGAAGCGGTCCGGGAGCTTCTGATGCTCCTGGAAGCGCAGCGGATGGGCATGTTCATGTACACCTCCTGCGGCTGGTTTTTCAACGACATCGCCGGGGTGGAGACAGCGCAGGTCATCGCCTACGCCCTGCGCTGTGCCGAGCTGCTCCGCGACGCCGGCGGCCCCGACGCCGTGGAGCAGCTGCGCTCCGACCTCGCCCAGGCCGAGGGAAACCGGAAGGCCTCCCCCACCGGGGCGGCGGTCCTGGAGGATGTGGCGGCCACCCGGCGACGGACACTGGAGGATGTGGCGGCATCGGCCTTCCTCCTCAACCGGGAGGACAGCTACTACGGCTTTTCGGTGGAGCAGACCCGGCAGATCTACGAGGGCGGCGACATCGATCTGCGGCTGGCCAGTCTGACCGTCACCGACAGCCGGACATCGGAATCCTGGGAGGGAAGCGCCGGAGGGCTCTTCGTGGGCGGCGCCGGCGAGGTCTGCCGTCTGGGGGCCTTCCCCCTGCCCTCCATGAAGGGGCTGGGCCGGTCTTTCTACAAGGGCGACCTGCTGGAGACCTCCAACCTGCTGCAGTCCACCTTTCCTCTGGGTCCCTGGAAGCTCGACGTACTCCCCCCCGACGACCGCGAGACGGCGGCCAGGGAGCGGCTGCACCAGGCGGAGCGCCGCTGGGCCTCCCAGGCCTCGGAGATCGCCGCGGAGAACCGGCGCCTCCTGGTGCAGCTGCATGCGCTGCAGATCGAACCGCCGGCCTTCCTGCAGTCCGCCGCCGCCTTCGATCTCAAGGAGCAGCTGGAGGCGCTGCTGGCCGGCGCCGAGAGCGCCCTGGAGCTGGCGGGCGAGAGCAGCGCTCTGGAGGAGCTCCTCTACGAGGCCCACTCCATGGGGCTTCAGCCGGAGCTCTCCTTTCTCGCCCCCGCGCTGTCCACCGAGATCCACGACATGCTCGCGCGGGTCGCCTCCCCGGCGGAGCGGGACCGCGGCCTCCTGCAGCGGATGCGCCACGCCTTCGACCGGGCGGAGGAACTGGGGATTGCAATCGATCTGTGGAGGATACAGAATGAGATGTGGCGGATTCTGGAGGCCTTCCAGCAGAGTCTCCCGCCGGAGGCCCTGGAGCTGGCGGGGCGGCTGGGGTTCGCCGTGCCCGACCGGCAGGATACCCTGCAATAGAGTGAGAACAGAGAAGGAGGACATCCCATGTCAGTGATGGTGCACGGCAAGAATGTGGGGCAGTCGCTCCGGAGAATGGTGGAGAACGACCCCGTCTTCCGGACGATCGCCTACTTTTCCATGGAAATCGGCATCAGCCACCATATCCCCACCTACTCGGGGGGCCTCGGCGTCCTCGCCGGGGACACCCTCAAAAGCGGCGCCGACCTGGGTGTGCCCATGGTGGGCATGACGCTGCTCTACCGGAAGGGCTATTTCAACCAGTCTTTCGACGAGAACGGACGGCAGCAGGAGCAGCCGGAGCAGTGGCAGCCGGAGCGGTTTCTCCAGCTGCTGCCCGGCGAGATCAGCCTCTTCATCGAAGGCCGCAACATCCGTGTGCGGACATGGGTCCACGATCTGGTGGGCCAGGGCAACTACCCCGTGCCGGTCTACTTCCTGGACACCGACTTCGAGGGCAACAGCCCCGAGGACCGGCAGCTCACCTGGAGTCTCTACGGCGGCGACCAGCGGTACCGCCTCTTCCAGGAGATCATCCTGGGCATCGGCGGCCTGCGGATGCTCCGGGACCTGGGGTACGACAACATCAAGACCTTCCATCTCAACGAGGGCCACGCCGGCTTTCTGACCCTGGAGCTGCTGCGGGAGATGGGCTACGAGAGCTACGACAAGATCCGCGAACAGGTGGTCTTCACCACCCACACCCCCGTCCCGGCGGGACACGACCACTTCCCCTACGACCTGGTGGACCGGGTGATGCCGCCGGTCTACGGCGAGCGGCTCCGCCGGATGCTGGGGGAAAACGGGGTCTCCATGACGGAAATCGGCCTCAAGTACAGCCGCTACATCAACGGCGTCTCCAAGAAGCACTCCGAGGTGAGCCGCCGGATGTTCAACACGCCCAACATCCACTCGGTGACCAACGGCATCCACTCCACCACCTGGACCTGTCCCGGCATGCAGCGGCTCTTCGACAAGCACATCCCCGGCTGGCGGCAGGACCCCTCACGGCTGACCCAGGCGCTCCAGCTCCCCGACAAGGAGCTCTGGAAGGCCCACCAGTCCGCCAAGATGCGGCTTCTGGGCCGGGTTCTGGAGGAGACCGGCCAGGAGCTGGATCTGGACGTGCTGACCATCGGCTTCGCCAGGCGGGCCGCCACCTACAAGCGGGCCGACCTGCTGCTGAAGGACGTCAAGAAGCTCCTGGACGCGGCCTCCGGGCGGGTGCAGTTCCTCTTCGCCGGCAAGGCCCATCCCCGCGACGAGGGCGGCAAGGCGCTGATCCAGCGGATCATCGAGGCCTCGGGCGAGCTGGATCAGGCGGTGCCCATCGTCTATCTGCCCAACTACGACATGTCCCTGGGCGCCACGCTGACCAGCGGCGTGGATCTCTGGCTCAACAACCCCCGACGACCCCGGGAGGCCTCGGGCAGCAGCGGGATGAAGTGCGCCCACAACGGCGTGATGAACCTCTCCGTCCTCGACGGCTGGTGGCTGGAGGGCTGGATCGAGGATGTCACCGGCTGGTCCATCGGCCCCGAGCCCAACGAGGCCGACCTGATCGACTACGACGAATCGGAGGACGCCAACGACCTCTACGTGAAGCTGCGGGACAAGGTGATCCCCACCTACTACGAGCACCGGGAACACTGGATCTGGATGATGAAACACGCCATCGCGCTGAACGCCAGCTTCTTCAACACCCACCGGATGGTCAAGGACTACTGCCACGACGCCTACAACATCTACTTCCGGGGGATGTAGTCATGGTTCCCAGGATCCTCCACGTGACGCCCGAGATGGCCCCGCTGATCAAGCGGGGCGGCCTGGGCGACGTGGCGGGCAGCCTGCCCCACGCTCTGGCGGAAGAGGGGCTCGACGCCCGGGTGGTGCTGCCGGCCTATCCGGGGGTCCTCGAGCAGGCCCGGCGGCAGGGACGGTTCTGCCACCGTCTGCAGGGGAAGCTGTCGGTGGCGCTGAACTGGCGTGTCTACCACGCCGCCGTCTTCCACACCCGCATCGGCCGCACCTCCGTCTACCTGCTGGAGCAGCCGGAGCTCTTCAACAGCGAGACCATCTACCCCACGGAGACCACCCCGGAGACGACGCTGCCCTTCGCCTTCCTCTCCCTGGCCGCCCTGGAGCTCCCGGGCGTCACGGAGTGGCGGCCCCACATCTTCCACGTCCACGACTGGCCGGGGGCGCTGCTGCCGACGGCGCTGCGCTGGCACCGCCACTACCGGCATCTGCGGGAGGAGTACGACACGGTGCTGACCATCCACAACCTGGCCCACCAGTGGATCACCACCCCCGACGCCCTGCCGGTGTGGGGGATCGGGAAGGAGTCCTTCACGCTGGACGGTCTGGAGTTCTTCGGGACGGTGAACGTCCTCAAAGGGGGGATCGTCACCGCCGACGCCATCTCCACCGTTTCGCCGCGCTACTCCTGGGAGATCCAGGGGCCTCAGGGCGGCATGGGGCTGGAGGGCGTCCTCACCGCCCAGCGGCACAAGCTGCAGGGGATCCTCAACGGACTGGACGACACCGCCTGGGACCCCGGCGCGGATCCCCTGCTCCCCGCTCACTACAGCAGCACCGAACTGAAGGGCAAGGGGAGGTGCCGGGAGGCGCTGCTCCGGCGCTGCGGCCTCGCCGACGACGGACGACCGCTGGCGGTCTTCGTGGGGCGGCTCTTCGACCAGAAGGGGGTGGACCTCCTCCTGGGGAGCGCCGAAGAGCTCGCCGGCCTCGGGCTGCGCCTGCTGGTGCTGGGCAGCGGCCACCCCGCCTACGAGCGGGCCGTCACCGAGCTGGCCGACCGCTATCCCGGGGACATCTTCGCCCGCACCAGCTTCGACGAGGAGCTGGCCCACCTCCTCTACGCCGGCGGGGACATCCTGCTGATGCCGTCGCTCTTCGAGCCCTGCGGCCTCTCCCAGATGATCGCCCTCCGCTACGGTACGATCCCGGTGGTCCGCGCCGTGGGCGGCCTGGCCGACACGGTCTTCGACGCCGACGGCATGCCCGACGGCAACGGCTTCGTCTTCACCGACCACACCCCAGAGGAGCTCTACCACGCCGTGGAGCGGGCCCTGGAGCACTGGAGACGGGAGGACGACTGGAAAAAGCTGATCACCCGGGGGATGAACGGCGACTACTCCTGGCGGAGCTCGGCGGCCGCCTACCGCCGCCTCTACGAGGGGATGATGGGCTTCGGCAGCGAACCCGGGGCATAGCAGCATCCGCGCTGTCCGGCACGCAAACTCACCAAGCCGCGTAACAGCGTTCCCTCCCCCATAACAAGAGATCTCAGGATTGACAAAAAGAGGAAGTCCTTTTACCTTAGTATAGAAATGAACCGAATCCGATGCAGGCGAGGGGGTTGTGGCATGATCTACGGAAAATACGGACGCGTACTGGGAATCGTTCTCGCCGGGGGACACGGCAAGCGCCTGATGCCGTTGACGAAATACCGCGCCAAACCTGCGGTGCCCTTTGCGGCGAAATACCGGATCATCGACTTCGCGCTCTCCAATCTGATCAACAGCGGGCTCTACTCCATCTATGTGCTGGTGCAGTTCAAGAGCCAGTCGCTGAACGAGCACATCGAGCGGGGCTGGCAGTTCGGCGGGGCCATGCGGGGCCGGGACTTCTTCATCACCGTGGTGCCCGCCCAGATGTGGACCGGCGACCACTGGTACAAGGGAACGGCCGACGCGGTCTTCCAGAACCTGCACCTCATCACGCTCTTCGACGCCGACCATGTCTGCATCTTCGCCGCCGACCACATCTACAAGATGGATACCGAGCAGATGCTGCGGTTCCACGTGGACAACGACGCCGACATCAGCGTGGCGGCCAAGATGGTGCCCGCCTCGACGGCCCACCAGTTCGGCTGCATCGCCACCGACCCGAACGGCCGGGTGACGGGTTTTGAGGAAAAACCGGACCATCCGCCGGAGATCCCCGGCAAGCCGGGCTGGAGCTATGTCTCCATGGGCAACTACATCTTCCGCCGGGGCGCCCTGGAGGAGACCCTGGTGGAGGACACCCGTGCGGCGGTCAGCAACCACGACTTCGGCAAGGACATCCTGCCCGGCAACATCGAGGGCTACAAGGTGATGGCCTACGACTTCTCGGATAACGAGATCCCCGGCAACGACCAGCCCTACTGGAAGGATGTGGGGACCATCGAGGCCTACTGGCAGGCCCACATGGATCTGCTCCAGCACCCCTCGCCGCTGACGGTCTACAACCCCCACTGGCCGATCCGGACGGTCTCCTACGCCGATCCACCGGCCTTCTCCTACCCCTGGGAGGGGCAGGGCTGCTCCGTCATGGGGGTGCTGCGCGCCGAGGGAAGCCGTGTCTTCGGCGCCACGGTGCACCACTCCGTGCTGGGACGGAACTGCATCATCAATCGCGGCGCCGTGGTGGAGGAGTGCCTCATCGGCCAGGATGTGGTCATCGGCGAGGGCTGCAAGCTGCGCCGGACCATCGTGGACGCCCACAACGAGATCCCCGACGGCACGGTGATCGGCTACAACCCGGAGACCGACGGGCAGCGCTACCATCTGGACGAATCGGGGATCGTGGTGGTGGACATGCCGAGCATCAAGCTGCGCAGCTCCTCCGTGGAGGTCCCCAAGCCGGGGAACCCGGAGAGCGGCGCAGGCATCGGATAGATGGGAACAGACGATACCGGAACAAGGAGGCCACTGATGGACGAAACAGAAGAGAAGCTGGACTCATTGCTTGACGAACTCTACCAGACCGAGGACCCCGAACGGATTCAGGCGCTGGCGACGCGGATCCTGGAGATCTCGCCCGAGGATCCCGAGGCCCTGGTCTTCCTCTCCGATGTCGCCGAAGACAACGAGGAGAGCATTGAGCTGCTGGAACGGAGCACCCGGGAGATCCGGCGGCTCCTGGATCTGGCCGACCAGGAGGGGGAGAAACGGCGCTATCTGGTCACCCTCCTGGTGGAGGTGCTGCAGCGCCTCGGCTGCGCCTATATCTTCGGCGGACAGGGAGACCGTGCGCTGGAGGTGGCCGAGCTCCTCGATTCGCTCCCCGAGAGCACGGAACCCCTCTGGCACGCCCTCTTCCGCTACTCCGGCCTGTTGCTCACCGGCCAGTATCAGGCGGTGCTGGAACAGGTGATGGCCGAGGAGGAACCGACCATCGCCAGCGCCCACGCCCGGGCCATGGCCACCTTCGAGCTGGCCGGCAAGAACGAGGAGTCCTGGAAGGCCCTCTGGAACGCCTTCCGCGCCGCTCCGAACCTGCCTTTCTACCTGCTGGACTACTGGGAGCCCCCCGAAGAGGGTGAAACCGGCGAGGAGGATGTCTTCGCCGCGGCGATGGTCCTCCAGCCGGCCTGGACCGCCACGGAGGATCGGGTGATGTTCCTCTCCACCGCGACGGTCTTCTTCGGCTTCGTCACCGAGCGCCTGCCGGAGTCGCTCCTGAAGGAGGTCCACGACGAGCTCCGGCAGACCCCCGTCTTCCCGGTGCTGGAGATGACCCGCAACCAGCTGAAGGAGGCCTTCGAAGGCGACGAGGGGAAGGTCGACCTCCAGGCCCAGGACAACATGGCGCTGGATATCCTCAGCCGCATGGAAGAGCTGGGCGGCGAATAGCCGTCGGAAGAGCGGGTTTTCTCCCCCGGGGGAACCCCGCTCTTCTTTTGCCAAAGGAAATGGGGCGAGCGCAACAACCGTCAGTGACCCACGACTGAAGTCGTGGGCTTGACCATTACACCGACGACCGGCTCTACCAGGCAAAGCGCCGCGGCAGAAACAGGGTGGTCGCCGCGGACTGAGGCCGCCGGCGGCGCGTCTATGCATTCTGTTCCGGGGCGGCCTCCTTGAGCATCTCCATCGCCCGGTCGAGCTGGGGGACATCCTCGCCGCCCCGGAAGGCGACAATCCCCGCCTGGAGATCCAGACCCAGGTTCGGCAGGGGGCTCATCTTGCCCACATCCGCCGTGATGCGCCCGCCCACGATCTCCGCCCCTTCCCGGGGGGTATGGGGCAGGATCAGCAGAAAGGAACAATCGCCCAGCCGACCCGCCTTGTCCACGTTGCGGACGATGGCGCTCACCTGGTGGCCGACGCGGCGGAGGGCCTCGTCGCCGATCGCTTCGCCGCCCTGTTCGATCACCTCATCGTAGTTGGCCACCCCCAGGGCGAGCAGGGAGAGGGGGTATCCGTAGCGTCTGGCCCGATTCAGCTCGTGGGCCAGCTGGCGGCGGAGGCCCCCGACGGAGTAGAGACCGGTGAGCTCGTCCCGCTCCTGCACGGCCCGAAGCCCGGCGATGGTGCGGTGCCGCTCCGCCGTGGAGCTCAGGACAGGCCAGACCGAACGGAGCACATCGCCGTTGACGCGCCCCAGGGCGCCCTCCCGGCCCGAGAGGGTGACCAGCACCATGGGGCTGGAGCCGGTGATGAGCACGCCGGCGAAGAGCGACGCGATGCCGTGCTCCCGGAAATGCTCCGTCCAGGGGCCGGCCTCCTCGGTCCACCGGACCCACCATCTGCCCCCCTCCTCCACGGAGAGGGCGCCGATGGATACCGGCGGCGACGGCCCCTCGGGAGGATGAAGGAAACGCTCCAGAAAGGGCAGCGCCCGGTCCTGGGCCTCGGGGATGGAGGCGTTGCTCTCGGAGACGGAGAGCCTCCAGCCCTCCTCCTGCCGGCTCCACGACAGCACCCCCACCCAGTCGAGCCCCAGGGTGTCCAGGAGCACCCGGGTCAGCTCCCGGAGCAGAGCTTCGGCGTCGTAGAGCTGGAGGGCCTCGTTGAGGGCGTCCCGGAGCCGTTCCAGCCGGCAGACCACCATCTCGTAGGTGTACTCCGGCAGAAAGGCCACGAAGCGCCCCTCTCTGTCGCGGGAGACGGTGCAGTCCACGATGCGCTCCCCCGGCACCACCTCCCAGACCCGGCTGACAAAGCCCGGCTTCGAGAGGAGCCGCTCCACCATGGCCGCGCTCCCCGGGCCGGGGAGCTGTTCCACGAATTCGGCAAAGGTGAAGGGGGGATGGCCGATCCCCTTCCACTGTCCGTGGAAGGCGCGGTTCACGGTCTCCACGGTGGGAACGCCGTTCACGACACGTCCCTGCACCATAGGAAAGGGAAACCGCTGGAAGAGCGCCTCCTCCATCAGGGTGGACGTATAGGATTCGGGATTGGAACGTCCTAGAGCCACGGCACACACCTCTTCTCCCGCCGGGAAACCTCGACATTTCTACCGTGTATCCTACCAGAAAAGCCCTCATTGGAGCACGCCTATCTGCTATACTGGCCACAAAAACCGACGTTTTCCTTCATGGAGGTACCTAATGGACTACAGTCTCTATTACGGAAAGACTACGCGCACCCTTTCCATCCCCCAGGACAATGTGCTGGACACACTGCAGCCCGCCTCGGGATACACGCCGATCACCAATCTCCGGGAGGAGACGGCGCTGCTGCTGGCCAACCCCACCAGCGGCCCGTCGCTGGGCGAACGCCTCCGCGCCGCCAAGCCCCGGAGCGTCGCCGTCATCGTCAACGACCTCACCCGCTCCACACCCACCAGGGAGATGCTGCCGGCGGTCACCGCCGCCCTGAACGAAGAGGGGCTGGGCCCCGAAGCGGTGACGGTGGTCATCGCCACGGGCACCCACCGGGCCCTCACCGAGGACGAGATGCGGCAGGTCACCGGCGAGGCAGTCTTCGACCGCTACAGGGTGGTCAACCACTACTGCGACGCCGAGGACCTGGTCTCCTTCGGCACCCTCT
Coding sequences within:
- the glgC gene encoding glucose-1-phosphate adenylyltransferase; this encodes MIYGKYGRVLGIVLAGGHGKRLMPLTKYRAKPAVPFAAKYRIIDFALSNLINSGLYSIYVLVQFKSQSLNEHIERGWQFGGAMRGRDFFITVVPAQMWTGDHWYKGTADAVFQNLHLITLFDADHVCIFAADHIYKMDTEQMLRFHVDNDADISVAAKMVPASTAHQFGCIATDPNGRVTGFEEKPDHPPEIPGKPGWSYVSMGNYIFRRGALEETLVEDTRAAVSNHDFGKDILPGNIEGYKVMAYDFSDNEIPGNDQPYWKDVGTIEAYWQAHMDLLQHPSPLTVYNPHWPIRTVSYADPPAFSYPWEGQGCSVMGVLRAEGSRVFGATVHHSVLGRNCIINRGAVVEECLIGQDVVIGEGCKLRRTIVDAHNEIPDGTVIGYNPETDGQRYHLDESGIVVVDMPSIKLRSSSVEVPKPGNPESGAGIG
- a CDS encoding glycogen synthase translates to MVPRILHVTPEMAPLIKRGGLGDVAGSLPHALAEEGLDARVVLPAYPGVLEQARRQGRFCHRLQGKLSVALNWRVYHAAVFHTRIGRTSVYLLEQPELFNSETIYPTETTPETTLPFAFLSLAALELPGVTEWRPHIFHVHDWPGALLPTALRWHRHYRHLREEYDTVLTIHNLAHQWITTPDALPVWGIGKESFTLDGLEFFGTVNVLKGGIVTADAISTVSPRYSWEIQGPQGGMGLEGVLTAQRHKLQGILNGLDDTAWDPGADPLLPAHYSSTELKGKGRCREALLRRCGLADDGRPLAVFVGRLFDQKGVDLLLGSAEELAGLGLRLLVLGSGHPAYERAVTELADRYPGDIFARTSFDEELAHLLYAGGDILLMPSLFEPCGLSQMIALRYGTIPVVRAVGGLADTVFDADGMPDGNGFVFTDHTPEELYHAVERALEHWRREDDWKKLITRGMNGDYSWRSSAAAYRRLYEGMMGFGSEPGA
- the nuoE gene encoding NADH-quinone oxidoreductase subunit NuoE, whose product is MVEQVVDVAARTKEIVAPWKGKKGGVIPVLQEAQREFGYLPEEALATISNELKIPTAELYGVATFYSQFHLKPRGRHIIRVCRGTACHVRGSLKILDKIKEMYHVEENDTTEDLRFTLEPVACIGACGLAPCMMVDDDTHGRLTPDKVGEILEQYQ
- a CDS encoding DUF3536 domain-containing protein, which translates into the protein MRHICIHGHFYQPPRENPWLGAVLREPSAAPDHDWNSRITGQCYRPNRAARLVDSRGRIVSMVNNYRHLNFNFGPTLHRWLAEHEPVLAGRITRAGNATEADDGGGNAIAQAYNHMIMPLASPEDRTTQVRWGIADFRSRFGRDPAGMWLPETAADTPTLETLAAEGIRYTILAPRQCRSVTDPDGNRRETPDGAGLDTTRPYRVVLPSGREIAVVFYDGELAQEIAFGPLLDNGDTLARRLATGFPDREEPMLRVVATDGETFGHHHAFGEMALARAVQILSQSREAILTNIADYLDRYPPTWQAEIAERTSWSCVHGVERWRSNCGCSTGGRPGWHQRWRGPLRGAFDSLRARLDNHYSSVCEARGLDPWDLRNEAIALYLDHGGEAPEAFARRHLGEDAAPEAVRELLMLLEAQRMGMFMYTSCGWFFNDIAGVETAQVIAYALRCAELLRDAGGPDAVEQLRSDLAQAEGNRKASPTGAAVLEDVAATRRRTLEDVAASAFLLNREDSYYGFSVEQTRQIYEGGDIDLRLASLTVTDSRTSESWEGSAGGLFVGGAGEVCRLGAFPLPSMKGLGRSFYKGDLLETSNLLQSTFPLGPWKLDVLPPDDRETAARERLHQAERRWASQASEIAAENRRLLVQLHALQIEPPAFLQSAAAFDLKEQLEALLAGAESALELAGESSALEELLYEAHSMGLQPELSFLAPALSTEIHDMLARVASPAERDRGLLQRMRHAFDRAEELGIAIDLWRIQNEMWRILEAFQQSLPPEALELAGRLGFAVPDRQDTLQ
- a CDS encoding ATP-binding protein → MLDDLSQHLTDIAENSTSAGARNIDVRCAFRTDEGWRTLEVTDDGRGMDEATCRQVLDPFVTSRTTRCVGLGLPFLKQAAELADGKLALASEPGRGTRLYVCFRADHIDCPPV
- a CDS encoding aminotransferase class I/II-fold pyridoxal phosphate-dependent enzyme → MWHGRLPREILQASRESYVTRTGSHVHKPVEGGVIDCALGTNPLGMAEAVRAQLAQAQEWDPSVYPAGDARALKERLRGYLGAERTEADEIIVGQGSIDILLTLLRLLLPPGSLLGGVSPQFTDVPLQATLHNIRYHPVVLLPPAYGAERETWIRSVRMRPHVLYIDRPHNPTGQVLPLETLQEICDLCEGQGTWVIVDGAYADYLPPEEWAVGIANPNLIVVRSFSKAMGLAGVRVGYAVIRDRELRNIYRKTHPPFTVSTPGEVLAAAALEDSAFLERTRRYAWRAKERLLDSLQRQALVTGAATDRRTPIMLLQRPRGNLAELFGGAGIAVEPGDGYMHLGENSARIRIPRPDQLEELTQRLERLEAQNTP
- the glgP gene encoding alpha-glucan family phosphorylase, yielding MSVMVHGKNVGQSLRRMVENDPVFRTIAYFSMEIGISHHIPTYSGGLGVLAGDTLKSGADLGVPMVGMTLLYRKGYFNQSFDENGRQQEQPEQWQPERFLQLLPGEISLFIEGRNIRVRTWVHDLVGQGNYPVPVYFLDTDFEGNSPEDRQLTWSLYGGDQRYRLFQEIILGIGGLRMLRDLGYDNIKTFHLNEGHAGFLTLELLREMGYESYDKIREQVVFTTHTPVPAGHDHFPYDLVDRVMPPVYGERLRRMLGENGVSMTEIGLKYSRYINGVSKKHSEVSRRMFNTPNIHSVTNGIHSTTWTCPGMQRLFDKHIPGWRQDPSRLTQALQLPDKELWKAHQSAKMRLLGRVLEETGQELDLDVLTIGFARRAATYKRADLLLKDVKKLLDAASGRVQFLFAGKAHPRDEGGKALIQRIIEASGELDQAVPIVYLPNYDMSLGATLTSGVDLWLNNPRRPREASGSSGMKCAHNGVMNLSVLDGWWLEGWIEDVTGWSIGPEPNEADLIDYDESEDANDLYVKLRDKVIPTYYEHREHWIWMMKHAIALNASFFNTHRMVKDYCHDAYNIYFRGM